tttcAGATCGCAATTTCCACTCTTCGTTCATCAAGTTTTACAGTAAAATTTCtgacgataaaaattaatttaatggtATCCATCAATGGAATTATAATTCtcggaaaatgaaagaaacgaaaaagaataCAAATAAATCGCTGAAGCGGAATAGGAGGAGGAATAGAGAGGGTTTGAGTTGAATGGAGGATAGATAGGGGGAAATAGAAGGTGGTGGTAAAATGGAGGTTTGAGAGGGAAGGTAGGGTAGTTATTAGCAGATTGTAATGCTAATCAATGGTTACTGGTTAGTGGATTATGTTTGCGTAGGCATTCATCATCGAAATGGAGTCGATCGTTGAAAATCTGATTCCGAACCGCGTGAAGACCAGAATGTTTACTTCCCTCGTTCGTTTAGAAATGATGTACAGAGTGTTTTATTAACCTTGCAGTAATTGTATTCATACTGTATGGATGAATAAttctctctatttttttttaattgtattgggctttttgaattttattgggccatatacgtaaaatatttttttatataccatcttctttgttttcttcCTAAATCCTTGCACAGACAAAGggttaattcaattaattcaatttcaagttggtttctctttaaattacatttacatgAACTATTTTccctattaaataaatttagttaATGGACAAAAGACTTTTTTAACTGACTgttcgtttatcgttataaaataaaatattctaggCTTATAACAGTAATGATTCAGCCTTCGTTGGATTAATGTGACGAATATACCTACAATAGAAATGAGTACACATAAAATTTaacataacaaatataaataaaaaatataagatttaacataaattataGGCAgggatattgaaatttttaataggaatgttttagaaaattgttgaaaaaggTTTTATTAAATGAGTAGTAAATAACAACTAATAGGTTTTTTATCCTTGgatttattgttataaaattgataGGAACAGTACAttgttaaatttgaaagatattAATGAGCAGAAATTGTGTTGCAGGGAAGCAAACAACAGCGATGGTGGAAGCGTGGTAACCGCGAGcaggataaaagaaaagaagaaagataatcATGCCAACCCTATGGAAACCAGCGACGAGGAAGCCCAATCGATGGACACCATTGGTaagtttcgttaaatatatcttACCAGTTTGCTTTGCCCATCTTTCATGGTACATCACTGCAACGTTATCACAAAcatttaaatgttattatcgtatttaaatgtttaaatcgGTGTGATTTGATTTTTGTctatgtttaataaacatttatatcgtttttcttcatttcttattttctaaatgaCAGTTCTtgcataaaaagaaatttcaattccTTTTTTCAATGAGAATTCAGAGACTTATGTATTCTCGTTTCACAATTGAGAAAACTATATAACAGGCGTCTATGTAGTgtaagttaattaaattgaagaaatatcTTCTAGTTTTAGAATAGGTATTAGTGTTTTACATTATATCTCTGTTGATGATATGAAAGAAacttcgaattaattttctacaatgtaataaaaacttggataatacatataatttttatctttttgaaaaattctggACATAAACTGTAGCGCTGTAATGTATCTTCGTTTTAGATCAATTGATAGTacctttattatattttcgaatttattgaattaattcaatatttaggatattctaattctaataaaattaaaattgagaaaattgtattaatctAAAAACACGGTGGGATCTTATAAGCTCGGACACAATAAGAGGCTTGAAATTTTGTCGAAtggaacgattaaaaatttgaagaaggTAATGACGATAAAGACAGAATTGTCAATAAACTCaagtagaatattttaattttttaatatttgatcatttctattaagtaattaattaattaatgtaggAAGTTTTTATTGGATTGTACAAATTTGAACCATACTGTCATCTAGTGTCAATAttagtataataattagtaatactttcattatttaaattttatagtatgTCGTTGTTTTTCTAATCATAATTTCAATGTAATTCATGGatcaaaattattgaaatttcagtGCTGGTCAATTGTCTTCTCTTtcacatattattatttttcatattataattacatacatgtagtacattataatgtaactAGTGcttataatatatgttaatacaatttaacacATCAAcagataattttcaaattagatAGTTTGACACATGAATATCGattgatagaaaatttattttatatgtaatcaTCGATATTtagttcaattatattttattattatcattataattggtatacttttacattttaatatttaatagaacgtCGACTATCAATAATATCACCTATCTTTatgtttttcctttatttactttatttccatttgtttaacattattttcaaTCTACTACCATAAAACAGAAAGAATCTAGTTTCCTATTTGACGAAATGTCAATTGCTAATATATTAACATTGTCTAACTGTATTCATCTTATTTCACTTTGATCTTTACTTAATTCAAGTTACTTCCATGAAACGCAAGTAATTTATTCTATGTTGTTTGACCAGTCCGCTTAAGCAATTTGTgatatgttaaaattatttatcttcatttattttcacttAACGTTTCCGCTATATCCAATTTACTTCTACAAGACACCAACATCCtgtttttcattgaaataggTAAGTGTTTTTAATCAACTAcggatttattgaaattatcttCGCTTCGATTTTCACTCATTTAACATCTTGTCCAATCCACCTCAACAAACCATAAGTAGCAGTTCAATTTCATTGTCTATCGTTATTCGTCGTTGAAGTAGTCGACTCTTGATCCTCGGTAGCTGTGCTATTAGCTTCGTCGGACTGTGTTCTCTCCTCCGTATTCGCATGGCACAATTTCCTGTGTTTATGTACAAAATAATAGCTCGGGAATTTGCATCCACAGATCTTACACGGATAATACTGAACATTTAAATCCAACAATCGAACTTCTCTTCTATTTCGAGCCTCTGTATCCTGCCTCTGTCTATTTCCAGTCGGATCGTTTGCTCTTGTCGGCAACAAATGCCTCTTGGTATGTTTTCTGTAACAATACTGCGACTTGAAAGTGTGCCTACAGTATCGGCAAGTGTAGCTCCCGCTGCTGTTACCCGTATCCATTGCAGACTCGATTTGGTCGCAAGGAGTTCTAACAGCCGTTGGTCCTCCGTTTTCGTCATTTTCGCCAGAGGCGTTTTCTGGTTCAAAACACGGCCTCTGTAAACGCGGTTGTAGTACAGAACTCGACCCACACGAGGCTGTTGACgagtaattttcattcaacaCTCGATGGAACTTGACTGGACCATCGCAACAAGCCACATCGTAAACCACTGACAAAATACCCGTAGAATTATCGTTTGCCCTATTGGAACCGCGTCCTCTTCGTCTAGATCTTCCTCGATCGTCCTCGCTGATCGACGTTGATTCGATGTTCCTGTCACCGTTTCGAGGTATTGCCGTGTCTTCTACAGGTGTCAGAGGTGGAGATCGATGTTGTTGTTCGTTGTTGCTCGAATTTGGATGTTCGTAACGGTGTTCTTCTGTGGATTGACGCTGCTGTTCCGTTGTCTTTTTGTTTTGACACGGTGGTACCGAGGATTGAGAAG
This genomic window from Bombus fervidus isolate BK054 chromosome 5, iyBomFerv1, whole genome shotgun sequence contains:
- the LOC139987487 gene encoding uncharacterized protein isoform X2; translation: MYTGRLEVTLDNVYSVLLATHLLHMPGALEQCRAALLRLRAPPPLPTPIPVPAGPTSTLTSTSISTSTPGSGNILRPIPNRLMIDPSICWPPTAPLYPPTAPVPSSIGIPHLPQLQPSVLMQSTVPLGVSVAPTSSVQETHSSTAYREVLSPKSSVFKIERNRGLRVDCRPKSPENVSSNPLPFVAAAAAAFTTFTTSNVATSTRTSSPCQSISPTPSSASQSSVPPCQNKKTTEQQRQSTEEHRYEHPNSSNNEQQHRSPPLTPVEDTAIPRNGDRNIESTSISEDDRGRSRRRGRGSNRANDNSTGILSVVYDVACCDGPVKFHRVLNENYSSTASCGSSSVLQPRLQRPCFEPENASGENDENGGPTAVRTPCDQIESAMDTGNSSGSYTCRYCRHTFKSQYCYRKHTKRHLLPTRANDPTGNRQRQDTEARNRREVRLLDLNVQYYPCKICGCKFPSYYFVHKHRKLCHANTEERTQSDEANSTATEDQESTTSTTNNDRQ